The proteins below come from a single Nocardiopsis gilva YIM 90087 genomic window:
- the ligA gene encoding NAD-dependent DNA ligase LigA: protein MSAEKPAATDGIPAAVRERHAELCQEIDDHSYRYYMQNPIISDAEYDELVAELRAIEDAHPELITQDSPTQKVGAPISVDFAAVEHLRRMESLDNAFSADELLAWTQRASGELPIDAYLCELKIDGLAVDLIYENGRLVTAATRGDGRVGEDITLNVRTIDVVPDRLDESVRPAPELLEVRGEVFLPEDAFKELNARLTGEGKAPFANPRNAAAGSLRQKDPRVTATRPLSMLVHGVGEHRGVEITHQSHAYDLLRDWGLPVSDRYRVVTTTEEVRTYVDYYGEHRHDPEYEIDGIVVKVDDVALQRRLGSTSRAPRWAIAYKYPPEEVTTKLIDIKVGVGRTGRVTPYGVMEPVTVAGSEVEFATLHNAQEVERKGVLIGDTVTLRKAGDVIPEILGPVVDLRDGTERAFVMPETCPECGSPLGQQKEGDVDLRCPNARSCPGQLRERVFYVASRKALDIEALGYVAATALTQPLEPEEPPLTDEGDLFDLTVEQLLPIRTLVLDPDTTEPKPDPKTGEPKVVTFFANQKGEPKKTVEKLFEELEQAKSRPLWRVLVALSIRHVGPRAAEDLARHFRSMDAIAEASEEELASVDGIGPTIAQSIVEWFTVDWHREIVRKWRDAGVRMAEEGAGSGPRPLDGVTVVVTGSLEGFTRDGAKEAVAEQGGKATSSVSKKTGFVVVGDSPGSKYDKAVKLGVPVLDEDGFTVLLEKGPEAAMERRLPTE from the coding sequence GTGAGCGCGGAAAAACCGGCGGCCACTGACGGTATCCCCGCGGCGGTGCGCGAGCGCCACGCCGAGCTGTGCCAGGAGATCGACGACCACAGCTACCGGTACTACATGCAGAATCCGATCATCTCGGACGCCGAGTACGACGAACTCGTGGCCGAGCTGCGCGCCATCGAGGACGCACACCCCGAGCTGATCACCCAGGACTCGCCCACGCAGAAGGTCGGCGCGCCCATCAGCGTCGACTTCGCGGCGGTCGAGCACCTGCGGCGCATGGAGAGCCTCGACAACGCGTTCAGCGCCGATGAGCTCCTGGCCTGGACGCAGCGCGCCAGCGGCGAGCTCCCCATTGACGCCTACCTGTGCGAGCTGAAGATCGACGGCCTGGCCGTGGACCTGATCTACGAGAACGGCCGACTGGTCACCGCCGCCACCCGCGGCGACGGCCGGGTCGGCGAGGACATCACGCTCAACGTCCGCACCATCGACGTCGTCCCCGACCGGCTCGACGAGAGCGTCCGCCCCGCCCCCGAGCTGCTGGAGGTGCGCGGTGAGGTCTTCCTCCCGGAGGACGCCTTCAAGGAGCTCAACGCCCGGCTGACGGGCGAGGGCAAGGCGCCGTTCGCCAACCCGCGCAACGCCGCCGCCGGTTCGCTGCGGCAGAAGGACCCCCGGGTCACCGCCACCCGCCCGCTGAGCATGCTGGTGCACGGGGTGGGCGAGCACCGGGGCGTGGAGATCACCCACCAGTCGCACGCCTATGACCTGCTGCGCGACTGGGGCCTGCCGGTCAGCGACCGCTACCGCGTGGTGACCACCACCGAGGAGGTGCGCACGTACGTCGACTACTACGGCGAGCACCGCCACGACCCCGAGTACGAGATCGACGGCATCGTGGTCAAGGTGGACGATGTCGCCCTGCAGCGCCGCCTGGGATCCACGAGCCGTGCCCCGCGCTGGGCGATCGCCTACAAGTACCCGCCCGAAGAGGTCACCACCAAGCTGATCGACATCAAGGTGGGCGTGGGCCGCACCGGGCGCGTCACGCCGTACGGCGTCATGGAGCCGGTCACCGTCGCCGGGTCCGAGGTGGAGTTCGCGACGCTGCACAACGCCCAGGAGGTCGAGCGCAAGGGCGTGCTCATCGGCGACACCGTCACCCTGCGCAAGGCCGGGGACGTGATCCCGGAGATCCTCGGCCCGGTCGTCGACCTGCGCGACGGCACCGAGCGCGCCTTCGTGATGCCGGAGACCTGCCCGGAGTGCGGCTCGCCGCTGGGCCAGCAGAAGGAGGGCGACGTCGACCTGCGCTGCCCCAACGCGCGGTCCTGCCCGGGGCAGCTGCGCGAGCGCGTGTTCTACGTCGCCAGCCGCAAGGCCCTGGACATCGAGGCGCTGGGCTACGTCGCCGCCACCGCCCTCACCCAGCCGCTGGAGCCGGAGGAGCCGCCGCTCACCGACGAGGGCGACCTGTTCGACCTGACCGTGGAACAGCTGCTGCCGATCCGCACCCTGGTCCTGGACCCCGACACCACCGAGCCCAAGCCCGACCCCAAGACGGGCGAGCCCAAGGTGGTGACCTTCTTCGCCAACCAGAAGGGGGAGCCGAAGAAGACGGTCGAGAAGCTGTTCGAGGAGCTGGAGCAGGCCAAGAGCCGCCCGCTGTGGCGGGTGCTGGTGGCGCTGTCGATCCGGCACGTCGGTCCGCGCGCCGCCGAGGACCTGGCCCGGCACTTCCGGTCCATGGACGCGATCGCCGAGGCGTCCGAAGAGGAGCTGGCGTCGGTCGACGGCATCGGCCCCACCATCGCGCAGTCCATCGTGGAGTGGTTCACGGTCGACTGGCACCGCGAGATCGTCCGGAAATGGCGCGATGCCGGGGTCAGAATGGCGGAGGAGGGTGCGGGCAGCGGGCCGCGCCCGCTGGACGGCGTCACAGTCGTCGTCACCGGCTCTCTGGAGGGCTTCACCCGCGACGGCGCCAAGGAGGCCGTGGCCGAGCAGGGGGGCAAGGCCACGTCGTCGGTCTCGAAGAAGACCGGGTTCGTGGTGGTCGGCGACAGCCCCGGAAGCAAGTACGACAAGGCCGTGAAACTGGGCGTCCCGGTCCTGGACGAGGACGGCTTCACCGTCCTCCTGGAAAAGGGGCCGGAAGCGGCCATGGAGCGCCGGCTGCCCACCGAATGA
- a CDS encoding methionine synthase: protein MGVVTQARFPWPEASSTGVGSYPGDDPGEAVRTILGELPDLPHLPELPARGAGADMIGRTSGLLVDFPVEVQPTGWRVVQRPGRDLARATDFLRYDVDALEEHAHTYRGPLKIQVAGPWTLAAGIELRSGEKLLADPGAVADLTDSLLEGVRAHIADVRTRVPGADLLVQVDEPSLPSVLIGAVPTASGYGRLPAVDRVTVEDRLRGLFGTIADADAFPLAHCCAASAPIDLLRRSGARALSLDATLLTRAHDEHIGVAVEAGAGLFLGVVASTDSVLSDAADTVDPVRELWNRVGFAPEELAATVVTTPTCGLAGASPSHARAALTACRTAARVLRDEPRR, encoded by the coding sequence TTGGGCGTCGTGACGCAAGCGAGATTTCCCTGGCCCGAGGCGAGTTCCACCGGTGTCGGCTCCTATCCCGGGGATGACCCCGGCGAAGCCGTCCGCACGATTCTGGGCGAGCTGCCCGACCTGCCCCACCTCCCCGAGCTCCCCGCGCGCGGTGCCGGGGCCGACATGATCGGCCGCACCTCCGGGCTCCTGGTCGACTTCCCCGTCGAGGTGCAGCCCACCGGCTGGCGGGTGGTGCAGCGCCCCGGCCGCGATCTGGCCCGCGCCACCGACTTCCTCCGCTACGACGTCGACGCCTTGGAGGAGCACGCCCACACCTACCGCGGCCCGCTGAAGATCCAGGTGGCCGGCCCGTGGACGCTCGCCGCCGGGATCGAGCTGCGCTCCGGGGAGAAGCTGCTCGCCGACCCCGGCGCCGTCGCCGACCTCACGGACTCGCTGCTCGAGGGGGTCCGGGCGCACATCGCCGACGTGCGGACCCGTGTTCCCGGCGCCGACCTGCTGGTCCAGGTGGACGAGCCGTCCCTGCCGTCCGTACTCATCGGCGCCGTCCCGACCGCCAGCGGGTACGGCCGACTGCCCGCGGTCGACCGCGTCACCGTGGAGGACCGGCTGCGCGGGCTCTTCGGCACGATCGCCGACGCCGATGCGTTCCCCCTCGCCCACTGCTGCGCCGCCTCCGCGCCGATCGACCTGCTGCGCCGTTCCGGGGCGCGGGCGCTGAGCCTGGACGCGACCCTGCTGACGCGCGCCCACGATGAGCACATCGGCGTGGCCGTAGAGGCGGGAGCTGGGCTTTTTCTCGGCGTCGTGGCGAGTACGGACTCGGTTTTGTCGGACGCTGCCGATACCGTCGATCCTGTACGTGAGCTGTGGAATCGCGTCGGCTTCGCCCCGGAGGAACTCGCGGCGACGGTGGTCACCACCCCGACATGCGGGCTGGCCGGGGCCTCCCCGAGCCACGCGCGCGCGGCGCTCACGGCGTGCCGGACGGCCGCCCGCGTGCTGCGCGACGAACCACGGCGATAG
- a CDS encoding DedA family protein, producing the protein MPYGFLEGQPFWVVYFTLFAIVLIRAQATYWLGRGVWAGLHRTGMAERLGTKLTRAHDLIDRYGPPAVTLSFLTVGIQTAVNFTAGAMRMSFPRYLVAMLVGCTAWAAVYSLGGIAVIAMWWNLFIHSPFLAVGATAVLIAVVVALVRVRRRRRAAAASAMPEAPADPGEPTERAVS; encoded by the coding sequence ATGCCGTACGGGTTCCTGGAAGGTCAGCCCTTCTGGGTCGTGTACTTCACGCTGTTCGCGATCGTGCTCATCCGTGCCCAGGCCACCTACTGGCTGGGGCGCGGTGTGTGGGCCGGGCTGCACCGCACCGGCATGGCCGAGCGCCTCGGTACCAAGCTGACCCGCGCGCACGACCTCATCGACCGCTATGGTCCGCCCGCCGTCACCCTCTCCTTCTTGACCGTCGGCATCCAGACCGCCGTGAACTTCACCGCCGGCGCCATGCGGATGAGCTTCCCGCGCTACCTGGTTGCGATGCTCGTCGGCTGCACGGCCTGGGCCGCCGTCTACAGCCTGGGCGGCATCGCCGTCATCGCGATGTGGTGGAACCTGTTCATCCACTCCCCGTTCCTGGCGGTGGGCGCCACCGCCGTGCTGATCGCCGTGGTCGTGGCCCTTGTCCGGGTGCGCCGCCGCCGCAGGGCCGCCGCCGCGTCCGCCATGCCGGAGGCGCCCGCCGACCCCGGTGAGCCCACGGAACGCGCCGTGTCCTGA
- the mnmA gene encoding tRNA 2-thiouridine(34) synthase MnmA: MTLRVLAAMSGGVDSAVAAARAAEAGHDVTGVHLALSKNPQSYRTGARGCCTVEDSRDARRAADVIGIPFYVWDMAEEFDREVVQDFVAEYSAGRTPNPCLRCNEKIKFEAVLDRAIALGFDAVATGHHVRKIDGRLVRSVDADKDQSYVLGVLTREQVAHAMFPLGDCTKDEVRAEADRRGLSVADKPDSHDICFIADGDTAGFLNNRLGGEPGPIKDESGEVLGTHHGAHTFTVGQRKGLNLGGAPDRRYVLSIEPVNNTVTVGPRSSLRVDEIVGQRPVWSGCDPIIEPTSCTVQLRAHGEVYGCTAWQRDDELVIHLDEPATGVAAGQAAVLYDGDTVLGSATITATARREEAAPAG; this comes from the coding sequence ATGACTTTGCGCGTACTCGCCGCCATGTCGGGCGGCGTCGACTCCGCGGTCGCGGCCGCCCGCGCGGCCGAGGCCGGGCACGACGTCACCGGTGTGCACCTGGCACTTTCCAAGAACCCGCAGTCCTACCGCACGGGCGCGCGGGGATGCTGCACCGTCGAGGACTCCCGCGACGCCCGGCGTGCCGCGGATGTCATCGGCATCCCCTTCTACGTCTGGGACATGGCCGAGGAGTTCGACCGCGAGGTCGTGCAGGACTTCGTCGCCGAATACTCCGCGGGGCGCACGCCCAACCCGTGCCTGCGCTGCAACGAGAAGATCAAGTTCGAGGCGGTGCTGGACCGCGCCATCGCGCTCGGGTTCGACGCCGTGGCCACCGGCCACCACGTCCGCAAGATCGACGGCCGCCTCGTGCGCAGCGTCGACGCCGACAAGGACCAGTCCTACGTGCTCGGTGTGCTCACCCGCGAGCAGGTGGCGCACGCTATGTTCCCGCTGGGCGACTGCACCAAGGACGAGGTGCGGGCCGAGGCCGACCGCCGCGGCCTGTCGGTGGCCGACAAGCCGGACAGCCACGACATCTGCTTCATCGCCGACGGCGACACCGCGGGGTTCCTGAACAACCGGCTGGGCGGCGAGCCCGGCCCGATCAAGGACGAGTCCGGCGAGGTCCTGGGTACGCACCACGGCGCGCACACCTTCACGGTCGGCCAGCGCAAGGGCCTGAACCTGGGCGGGGCGCCCGACCGCCGCTACGTGCTGTCCATCGAGCCGGTGAACAACACGGTCACGGTGGGGCCGCGCTCGTCGCTGCGCGTGGACGAGATCGTCGGACAGCGCCCGGTGTGGAGCGGCTGCGACCCGATCATCGAGCCGACCTCCTGCACCGTCCAGCTGCGCGCGCACGGCGAGGTGTATGGCTGCACGGCCTGGCAGCGCGACGACGAACTGGTGATCCACCTGGACGAGCCCGCCACCGGCGTGGCGGCGGGGCAGGCGGCCGTCCTGTATGACGGCGACACCGTCCTGGGGTCGGCGACCATCACGGCGACCGCACGCCGCGAGGAGGCGGCTCCGGCGGGCTGA
- a CDS encoding DUF695 domain-containing protein produces MALFRRRSTAASDSAVAVDEFWSQWADIRDELAASIDAGSAVSAEVAQRLTDRVTRIHPALTWQVSPAPSSESDGLGDLGLPTDADPEELLARLTEADEAASEGAHSYALTLVAGADDEARVLAERWMRAAPEDADWRFFPAIPADHAKLSQTYTTDDHELDLSHCTVSLRVDQQRSMMEAGVYHPDNMFLPEEVQQAVAEHVVLLALGEDDYVRWISQVTPLSEKPLDPLPPTSMPSVVQQLAGALGSGGWVTVQGRIPLRGIIEIAVRHPLHRRDFPAMTLSVTVALPYANSDADKLPAEPSASALEAFTARLDDLLGDNGALLARQTVGGQRLLHYYVDPESGILPELEAVVREWSEGRALVRSRLEPNWDSVHQLLKPIKRQLGQ; encoded by the coding sequence ATGGCTCTGTTCCGTCGCCGCAGCACCGCAGCATCCGACTCCGCCGTCGCCGTTGACGAGTTCTGGTCCCAGTGGGCCGACATCCGTGACGAGCTGGCGGCTTCGATCGATGCCGGGTCGGCGGTTTCCGCCGAGGTCGCACAACGTCTCACCGACCGCGTCACGCGCATCCATCCCGCACTGACGTGGCAGGTCTCCCCTGCTCCCAGCTCCGAGTCGGATGGCCTGGGGGACCTCGGGCTGCCCACCGACGCCGACCCCGAGGAGCTGCTGGCGCGGCTGACGGAAGCGGACGAGGCGGCCAGCGAGGGCGCGCACTCCTACGCGCTGACCCTGGTGGCGGGCGCCGACGACGAGGCGCGGGTGCTGGCCGAGCGCTGGATGCGCGCCGCACCGGAGGACGCCGACTGGCGCTTCTTCCCGGCCATCCCCGCCGACCACGCCAAGCTCAGCCAGACCTACACCACCGACGACCACGAGCTCGACCTCTCCCACTGCACCGTCTCGCTCCGGGTGGACCAGCAGCGGAGCATGATGGAGGCCGGGGTCTACCACCCGGACAACATGTTCCTCCCCGAGGAGGTACAGCAGGCGGTGGCCGAGCACGTGGTGCTGCTCGCGCTCGGCGAGGACGACTACGTGCGCTGGATCTCCCAGGTCACTCCGCTGTCGGAGAAGCCCTTGGACCCGCTGCCGCCGACGTCGATGCCGTCGGTCGTGCAGCAGCTGGCCGGGGCGCTCGGCAGCGGCGGCTGGGTGACCGTGCAGGGCCGCATCCCGCTGCGCGGCATCATCGAGATCGCCGTCCGGCACCCCCTGCACCGCCGCGACTTCCCGGCGATGACGCTGTCGGTGACCGTCGCCCTGCCGTACGCCAACAGCGACGCCGACAAGCTGCCCGCCGAGCCGTCGGCCTCAGCCCTGGAGGCGTTCACCGCGCGCCTGGACGACCTGCTCGGGGACAACGGGGCGCTGCTCGCCCGACAGACCGTGGGCGGCCAGCGCCTGCTCCACTACTACGTGGACCCGGAGTCGGGCATCCTGCCGGAGCTTGAGGCCGTCGTCCGAGAGTGGTCGGAGGGCCGGGCCCTGGTGCGCAGCCGCCTGGAGCCGAACTGGGACAGCGTCCATCAGCTGCTGAAACCGATCAAGCGACAGCTGGGCCAGTAG
- a CDS encoding cysteine desulfurase family protein: MVYLDHAATTSVRPEAIADMTEEFGHLGNASSLHGAGRRARRAVEESRETIADAIGAAPNEVVFTGGGTEADNLAVKGLYWARHQADPARRRILVSAVEHHAVLDPARWMADHQGAVYEELPVDGFGRVRPEALREAIERDPADVALVSVMWANNEVGTVQPIRELAAIAREYAIPFHTDAVQAVGSEPVDFAASGVSALTLTGHKIGGPVGAGALVLARGVDPVPVLHGGGQEREVRSGTLMTPLLRGFATATRLAVEERAEHAARLVALRDELIATVRKAVPDIIVNGHPVDRLAGNAHISFPGCEGDALLMLLDAHGIECSTGSACSAGVAQPSHVLLAMGADAETALSSLRFSLGRGSEPDDITALGAAIGPAVERARAARSKRR, translated from the coding sequence ATGGTGTATCTGGATCACGCAGCCACGACATCCGTCCGTCCCGAGGCGATCGCGGACATGACGGAGGAGTTCGGCCACCTCGGGAACGCGTCCTCGCTGCACGGTGCGGGCCGGCGGGCCCGGCGGGCGGTCGAGGAGTCGCGGGAGACCATCGCCGACGCGATCGGGGCCGCGCCCAACGAGGTGGTGTTCACCGGGGGCGGGACCGAGGCCGACAACCTCGCCGTCAAGGGGCTGTACTGGGCGCGCCACCAGGCCGATCCCGCGCGGCGCAGGATCCTGGTCAGCGCGGTGGAACACCACGCTGTGCTCGACCCGGCGCGGTGGATGGCCGACCACCAGGGCGCCGTGTATGAGGAGCTCCCGGTCGACGGCTTCGGACGCGTCCGCCCCGAGGCACTGCGCGAGGCGATCGAGCGCGATCCGGCCGACGTCGCGCTGGTCTCGGTGATGTGGGCCAACAACGAGGTCGGCACCGTGCAGCCGATCCGCGAACTCGCCGCGATCGCGCGCGAGTACGCCATCCCCTTCCACACCGACGCCGTTCAGGCCGTCGGCTCCGAGCCGGTCGACTTCGCCGCGTCCGGGGTATCTGCGCTCACCCTGACCGGTCACAAGATCGGCGGCCCGGTGGGCGCCGGGGCGCTGGTCCTGGCCCGCGGGGTCGACCCGGTCCCCGTGCTGCACGGCGGCGGCCAGGAACGCGAAGTCCGCTCGGGCACTCTGATGACCCCGCTGCTGCGCGGGTTCGCCACGGCCACGCGACTGGCCGTCGAGGAACGTGCGGAGCACGCGGCCCGCCTTGTCGCATTGCGCGACGAGCTCATCGCCACGGTCCGCAAGGCTGTGCCCGACATCATCGTCAACGGCCACCCCGTCGACCGACTCGCCGGGAACGCCCACATCTCGTTCCCCGGGTGCGAGGGCGACGCTCTCCTCATGCTGCTCGACGCGCACGGCATCGAGTGCTCCACCGGCTCGGCCTGCTCCGCCGGCGTGGCCCAGCCCAGCCACGTCCTGCTGGCCATGGGCGCCGACGCGGAGACCGCCCTCAGCTCCCTGCGCTTCTCACTGGGACGCGGCTCTGAGCCCGACGACATCACGGCGCTCGGCGCGGCCATCGGCCCCGCCGTAGAGCGGGCCCGGGCCGCCCGGAGCAAGCGCCGCTGA
- a CDS encoding electron transfer flavoprotein subunit alpha/FixB family protein codes for MAEVLVLVDHVDGEVKKVTTELLTAARRIGEPAAVWIGEGAESGKAKLAEFGAEKVYVASAELNDYVVAPKAELLAKLAGEKSAAAILVSATAENKEVAGRTAVKLGSGVLTDVVDVNAELVAEHSIFGGATITHAKVKSGVPVVAVRPNSVPAEAAQGAAAEEQVTVEISDAAKGAKVVERVKQERGARPELTEAAIVVSGGRGVGSDDFSVVEQLADSLGAAVGASRAAVDSGWYPNQFQVGQTGKTVSPNLYIALGISGAIQHRAGMQTSKNIIAVNKDPEAPIFELADFGVVGDLHKVAPQLTEEIKKRK; via the coding sequence ATGGCTGAGGTCCTCGTCCTCGTCGACCACGTCGACGGAGAGGTCAAGAAGGTCACGACCGAGCTGCTCACCGCGGCCCGCCGCATCGGCGAGCCCGCGGCCGTGTGGATCGGTGAGGGCGCCGAGTCGGGCAAGGCCAAGCTGGCCGAGTTCGGTGCCGAGAAGGTCTACGTCGCGTCGGCCGAGCTGAACGACTACGTCGTCGCGCCGAAGGCGGAGCTGCTGGCCAAGCTGGCCGGTGAGAAGTCCGCCGCCGCCATCCTCGTCTCGGCCACCGCCGAGAACAAGGAGGTCGCCGGCCGGACCGCCGTCAAGCTGGGCTCCGGCGTGCTCACCGACGTTGTCGACGTCAACGCCGAGCTCGTCGCCGAGCACAGCATCTTCGGTGGCGCCACCATCACCCACGCCAAGGTGAAGTCCGGCGTGCCGGTCGTCGCGGTGCGCCCGAACTCCGTCCCGGCCGAGGCCGCCCAGGGCGCCGCCGCCGAGGAGCAGGTCACCGTGGAGATCTCCGACGCGGCCAAGGGCGCCAAGGTCGTGGAGCGCGTCAAGCAGGAGCGCGGCGCGCGTCCGGAGCTCACCGAGGCCGCGATCGTGGTCTCCGGTGGCCGGGGTGTCGGCTCCGACGACTTCTCGGTCGTCGAGCAGCTGGCGGACTCGCTCGGTGCCGCCGTCGGCGCCTCCCGTGCCGCCGTCGACTCCGGCTGGTACCCGAACCAGTTCCAGGTCGGCCAGACCGGTAAGACGGTCAGCCCGAACCTGTACATCGCGCTGGGCATCTCCGGTGCCATCCAGCACCGCGCCGGTATGCAGACCTCGAAGAACATCATCGCGGTCAACAAGGACCCCGAGGCGCCGATCTTCGAGCTCGCCGACTTCGGCGTCGTGGGCGACCTGCACAAGGTCGCGCCGCAGCTGACCGAGGAGATCAAGAAGCGCAAGTAG
- a CDS encoding electron transfer flavoprotein subunit beta/FixA family protein, with product MNIVVLVKQVPDTATERKLSSDDNTLDRAASDGVINELDEYAIEEALLLKEKHGGEVTILTMGPDQATDSIRKALSMGADKAVHVVDDALHGSDALQTAYALSQALRKVGFDLVVLGSESTDARTGVVGAALAEYLGAPQLTLAGKVDVDGSAIKVQRQTDYGYDVVEAQLPAVVSVVEKINEPRYPSFKLIMQAKKKPVEKLAVADAEIDAAKVGLANAGTETLDFAAAPPRAAGTIVKDEGDGGVKAADFLTEKKFV from the coding sequence ATGAATATTGTCGTTTTGGTCAAGCAGGTCCCGGACACGGCGACCGAGCGGAAACTCTCGTCGGATGACAACACGCTGGACCGCGCCGCGTCGGACGGTGTCATCAACGAGCTCGACGAGTACGCGATCGAGGAGGCACTGCTTCTCAAGGAGAAGCACGGCGGCGAGGTCACCATCCTGACGATGGGCCCGGACCAGGCGACGGACTCGATCCGCAAGGCCCTCTCCATGGGCGCCGACAAGGCCGTCCACGTCGTGGACGACGCGCTGCACGGCTCGGACGCCCTGCAGACGGCCTACGCGCTGTCCCAGGCGCTTCGCAAGGTCGGCTTCGACCTCGTGGTCCTGGGCTCGGAGTCCACCGACGCCCGGACCGGCGTCGTGGGTGCGGCCCTGGCCGAGTACCTCGGCGCGCCGCAGCTCACCCTCGCGGGCAAGGTCGACGTCGACGGCTCCGCCATCAAGGTGCAGCGTCAGACCGACTACGGCTACGACGTCGTCGAGGCGCAGCTCCCGGCCGTGGTCTCCGTGGTCGAGAAGATCAACGAGCCGCGCTACCCGTCGTTCAAGCTCATCATGCAGGCGAAGAAGAAGCCGGTGGAGAAGCTGGCGGTCGCCGACGCCGAGATCGACGCCGCCAAGGTCGGTCTCGCCAACGCCGGGACCGAGACCCTGGACTTCGCCGCGGCCCCGCCGCGTGCCGCGGGCACCATCGTCAAGGACGAGGGCGACGGCGGCGTGAAGGCCGCTGACTTCCTCACCGAGAAGAAGTTCGTGTAG